One segment of Manihot esculenta cultivar AM560-2 chromosome 4, M.esculenta_v8, whole genome shotgun sequence DNA contains the following:
- the LOC122723475 gene encoding uncharacterized protein LOC122723475 produces MVTSWILNSISKELVDGFIYTASARDLWQEICERFGECNGPMIYELHRKISLISQENQSVSVYFTKLKRLWDELGSVEPLPTCTCGASRAIAEITNRNRLMQFLMGLNEAFGSVRDQVLGMDPLPTVNKAYSMVVKFESQREILGAMNDNSESLALLNKAQAQSLSRPRRSEVKKGHCTFCNMDGHTREGCFRLIGYPDWFKTKNKVGTQSFKGNRSTKVMAAIEGNKSEEDNPLEYLDPSSKIHELTSMLSSLKQKVSQLVKGKGTLAPSTSYGSEAHFIDFAGKPTLYNTCNAEMQTDSDWILDTGATNHMCSDSSLFTTLHPLHKHICVCFPDGKTTQVTQSGKLNLFGKLILDDVLYIPHFQYNLISVGQLMSSHGYCIVMWKDYCLIQDPLSKKVVAIGKKQRGLFRLNQMSFSHSDVRNCLFEIMNSNADLHSFVNSTLFQMELNKEHSMQFEQRHKHVVTMNDMHDRLGHASVGKLKHVKGINISN; encoded by the coding sequence ATGGTCACATCTTGGATTCTCAACTCCATCTCTAAGGAGTTAGTTGATGGATTTATATACACCGCCTCTGCCAGAGATCTCTGGCAAGAGATCTGCGAGAGATTTGGAGAGTGCAATGGTCCTATGATCTACGAGTTGCACAGGAAAATATCCCTTATCTCCCAAGAAAATCAGTCTGTGTCAGTCTACTTCACTAAGCTGAAGAGGCTGTGGGATGAGCTTGGGTCTGTAGAACCTCTTCCAACATGTACCTGTGGAGCCTCTAGGGCCATAGCTGAAATAACGAACAGGAATAGGCTCATGCAATTCCTGATGGGTCTAAATGAGGCCTTCGGGTCTGTGAGAGATCAGGTATTGGGGATGGACCCTTTACCAACTGTAAACAAGGCTTACTCAATGGTTGTAAAATTTGAGTCTCAAAGGGAGATTCTAGGGGCAATGAATGACAACTCAGAATCTCTTGCCCTATTGAATAAGGCTCAAGCTCAGAGTCTGTCCAGACCAAGAAGGTCTGAGGTCAAGAAGGGTCACTGCACCTTCTGCAACATGGATGGCCACACTCGAGAAGGGTGTTTTAGATTGATTGGGTATCCTGATTGGTTCAAGACTAAGAACAAGGTAGGAACCCAATCTTTCAAAGGCAATAGAAGCACCAAAGTTATGGCTGCTATTGAAGGGAACAAATCAGAAGAGGATAACCCTCTGGAATATCTAGACCCATCAAGTAAAATACATGAATTGACATCCATGCTGAGCTCTTTAAAGCAAAAAGTTTCTCAGCTTGTGAAGGGGAAAGGGACTCTTGCCCCAAGCACTTCTTATGGATCTGAGGCACATTTCATAGACTTTGCAGGTAAGCCTACTCTCTATAACACTTGCAATGCTGAAATGCAAACTGACTCTGATTGGATCCTAGACACTGGAGCCACAAATCACATGTGTTCAGACAGCAGCCTGTTCACCACTTTGCACCCACTACACAAGCACATTTGTGTGTGCTTTCCAGATGGGAAAACAACTCAGGTTACTCAATCTGGAAAGCTAAATCTCTTTGGCAAATTGATTTTAGATGATGTTCTTTATATTCCACATTTTCAATACAATTTGATTTCTGTTGGTCAATTAATGAGTAGCCATGGATACTGTATAGTAATGTGGAAGGATTATTGCCTTATACAGGACCCACTGAGTAAGAAGGTGGTGGCCATAGGCAAGAAACAAAGAGGCCTCTTCAGGCTGAACCAAATGAGCTTTTCTCATTCTGATGTAAGAAATTGTTTGTTTGAAATCATGAACTCTAATGCTGATCTTCACAGCTTTGTAAATAGCACTCTCTTCCAAATGGAGTTGAATAAAGAACATTCCATGCAATTTGAACAGAGACATAAACATGTAGTGACCATGAATGATATGCATGATAGACTAGGGCATGCATCAGTAGGTAAACTCAAACATGTTAAAGGCATAAATATCAGTAATTAG
- the LOC110613743 gene encoding mitochondrial phosphate carrier protein 3, mitochondrial: protein MALPDSSRQSLIPTSLYSSSSAKTPSLSKLLHSNSTLPSSSPSPSLMRKTGGFVIPAPSEPGKIAMYSPAFYAACTAGGILSCGLTHMAVTPLDLVKCNMQIDPAKYKSISSGFGVLLKEQGVRGFFRGWVPTLLGYSAQGACKFGFYEFFKKYYSDIAGPEYAAKYKTLIYLAGSASAEVIADIALCPFEAVKVRVQTQPGFARGLGDGLPKFVKSEGALGLYKGLVPLWGRQIPYTMMKFASFETIVELIYKHAIPTPKDQCSKSLQLGISFAGGYVAGVFCAIVSHPADNLVSFLNNAKGATVGDAVKKLGLWGLFTRGLPLRIVMIGTLTGAQWGIYDAFKVFVGLPTTGGAAPAAAPAVAADLAKV, encoded by the exons ATGGCTCTCCCCGATTCTTCTCGTCAATCCCTAATCCCTACCTCCCTCtactcctcttcctctgccaagACCCCCTCTCTCTCCAAGCTTCTCCACTCTAACTCCACCCTCCCTTCCTCTTCCCCTTCGCCGTCACTCATGAGGAAGACCGGCGGCTTCGTGATCCCTGCTCCCAGCGAGCCTGGCAAGATCGCGATGTATTCTCCGGCTTTCTACGCTGCTTGTACTGCTGGAGGTATTCTCAGCTGTGGACTTACTCACATGGCCGTCACTCCTCTTGACCTTGTCAAGTGTAATATGCAG ATTGATCCTGCAAAGTACAAAAGCATCTCATCTGGATTTGGAGTTCTGCTCAAGGAGCAGGGTGTGAGAGGCTTCTTCAGGGGTTGGGTGCCCACCCTCCTTGGTTATAGTGCTCAGGGTGCTTGCAAATTTGGATTCTATGAGTTCTTTAAGAAATATTATTCTGACATTGCGGGGCCAGAGTATGCAGCCAAGTACAAGACCTTGATTTACCTTGCGGGTTCTGCTTCTGCTGAGGTGATTGCTGATATAGCTCTTTGTCCCTTTGAGGCAGTAAAGGTTCGAGTTCAAACTCAGCCTGGTTTTGCTAGAGGCTTAGGAGATGGACTTCCCAAATTTGTCAAATCTGAAGGAGCTTTAGG GTTGTACAAAGGTCTTGTTCCTCTTTGGGGTCGTCAGATTCCAT ATACAATGATGAAGTTTGCATCTTTTGAAACCATAGTTGAGCTTATCTACAAGCATGCTATCCCCACACCAAAGGACCAGTGCAGCAAATCCCTACAGCTTGGCATTAGTTTTGCTGGTGGATATGTAGCTGGTGTTTTCTGTGCAATTGTATCTCATCCTGCTGATAATCTCGTCTCTTTCCTCAACAATGCCAAAGGTGCAACTGTTGGTGAT GCTGTGaagaagttaggtttatgggGTCTGTTTACCCGGGGGCTTCCTCTCCGTATTGTCATGATTGGGACTCTTACTGGAGCCCAGTGGGGTATCTATGATGCATTCAAAGTTTTTGTTGGACT GCCAACCACTGGTGGTGCTGCTCCTGCTGCTGCCCCTGCTGTTGCTGCAGACCTTGCAAAGGTGTAG
- the LOC110613928 gene encoding protein NETWORKED 4B: MEKNGACSSSAKDNQDCPQQSPWLQLTLSESNRRIKTMMTLLEEDDRASDRDEIYCQRRVKLFQMLEEFNNSYSSLAEKYDQLRSESRHQTNPGSLPSSCSNANAKTKHLQSSTGSIPFACSNTNEKARHVRSSAGFVSSACSNINEQTRYIRTSTNSELELFDSYLDSILADPGADCDDTGFNFEHLNKLVEELMSTEPHTQSMKMKKKLDIGENNYYEDTIDLRDKKGINVTTDNSNLFQDQATVTCLPENSYEQVIGWSELQFQVTKLVEENLKQQVELARRNIQKRVVINRLRSQLEHLKGENRALQSCISCLKGEEKPSQFQTPKLRKIFSSRFF, encoded by the exons ATGGAAAAAAATGGAGCTTGTTCTTCTTCAGCCAAAGATAACCAGGATTGTCCTCAGCAATCCCCATGGCTTCAGTTAACTCTGTCAG AATCAAACAGGAGAATTAAAACCATGATGACCCTTCTGGAAGAAGATGACCGTGCTTCAGATAGAGATGAGATCTATTGCCAGCGGAGGGTGAAGCTGTTTCAAATGCTCGAAGAGTTTAATAATTCTTATAGTTCTCTGGCTGAAAAATATGATCAGTTGAGGTCTGAGTCTCGCCATCAAACTAATCCTGGATCCTTACCTTCTTCATGCTCTAACGCTAATGCGAAGACAAAACATTTACAAAGTTCCACAGGATCCATACCTTTTGCATGTTCTAACACTAACGAGAAGGCGAGACATGTACGAAGTTCCGCAGGATTTGTATCTTCTGCATGTTCTAACATTAATGAGCAGACAAGATATATACGGACTTCCACTAATTCTGAACTGGAGCTTTTTGATTCCTATCTAGATTCCATCCTTGCAGATCCTGGTGCTGATTGTGATGATACTGGCTTCAACTTTGAACACCTGAACAAGCTAGTAGAAGAACTGATGTCAACTGAGCCACACACACAGAGcatgaaaatgaaaaagaaacttGATATTGGGGAAAACAATTATTATGAAGACACCATAGATTTGCGTGATAAAAAAGGTATCAATGTGACTACGGATAATTCAAACTTGTTTCAGGATCAGGCTACAGTTACATGTCTCCCAGAAAATAGTTATGAGCAGGTCATTGGATGGTCTGAACTCCAGTTTCAAGTTACAAAACTTGTGGAGGAAAATCTGAAGCAGCAGGTCGAGTTGGCAAGGAGAAACATCCAAAAAAGAGTGGTAATTAATAGACTTCGGTCACAGCTGGAACATCTGAAGGGTGAGAACCGGGCCCTGCAAAGTTGTATCAGCTGCTTAAAAGGTGAAGAGAAACCAAGCCAATTTCAGACACCAAAACTTAGAAAAATCTTTTCAAGCAGGTTCTTTTGA
- the LOC110613927 gene encoding pentatricopeptide repeat-containing protein At3g26782, mitochondrial encodes MKNPISNSFLVLLRVYCRIHRRHCSTTTNSNIKSWFNKYFDKTNVFSWNSLIAELARDGDSFESLRAFSSMRKLDLKPTRSTFPCAIKACSALLDLHSGKQAHQQALVFGFESDLFVSSALVDMYSKCWRLSDARVLFDEIPQRSIVTWTSMITGYVQNDNAHEALLLFKEFLIEESERNGESTHVFMDSVAMVSVLSACSRVSGKGVIEGVHGFVVKRGLDKDLGVENTLLDAYAKCGEVGVSKKVFEEIGERDSVSWNSMIAVYAQNGLSSEAFHAFHLMIKDGDVKYNAVTLSTLLLACAHSGALREGKCIHDQVIRMGWEDNVIVGTSIIDMYCKCGRVETARKTFDGMKEKNVKSWTAMVAGYGMHGGAREALDLFYKMTGAGVKPNYITFVSVLSACSHAGLLDEGWYWFNSMNHKFNVEPGVEHYSCMVDLLGRAGYLNEAYDLIKRMRAKPDFVLWGSLLAACRIHKNVELAEISARQLFELDSSNCGYYILLSNIYADAGRWKEVERMRVLMKDRGLIKPPGFSLVELKGKVHLFLVGDKEHPECEKIYRFLEELTVKLQQAGYVPNMASVLHDVDEEEKEMALRVHSEKLAVAFGIMNSFHGSTIHIIKNLRVCSDCHIVIKLISKIVDREIVVRDAKRFHHFKGGLCTCGDYW; translated from the exons ATGAAGAATCCAATTTCTAACTCATTTCTGGTTCTACTCAGAGTCTATTGCAGAATCCACAGACGCCATTGTTCCACCACAACCAATTCTAATATCAAATCCTGGTTCAACAAATACTTTGACAAGACCAATGTCTTCTCCTGGAACTCTCTCATCGCCGAGTTGGCTCGTGACGGCGATTCATTCGAGTCTCTTCGTGCTTTCTCCTCTATGCGAAAGCTCGATCTTAAACCCACCCGCTCCACTTTCCCTTGCGCTATTAAAGCATGCTCAGCTTTGCTCGATCTTCACTCCGGCAAGCAAGCTCATCAACAGGCTCTTGTTTTTGGTTTTGAATCTGACCTCTTTGTTTCATCGGCTTTGGTTGATATGTACTCGAAATGTTGGCGATTAAGTGATGCTAGAGTTCTGTTCgatgaaattcctcaaagaagCATTGTCACATGGACGTCGATGATTACAGGGTATGTCCAAAATGACAATGCCCACGAAGCGTTATTGCTTTTTAAAGAGTTCTTGATTGAAGAGAGTGAGAGAAATGGTGAGAGTACCCATGTTTTTATGGATTCAGTTGCTATGGTTTCTGTTTTATCTGCTTGTTCTCGTGTTTCTGGGAAAGGAGTCATTGAGGGAGTTCATGGGTTTGTGGTAAAGAGGGGATTAGATAAAGATTTGGGAGTTGAGAATACTTTATTGGATGCATATGCAAAATGTGGTGAAGTGGGTGTGTCTAAGAAGGTGTTCGAGGAGATAGGTGAGAGGGATTCAGTTTCCTGGAATTCTATGATTGCCGTGTATGCTCAGAATGGGTTATCCAGCGAGGCTTTTCATGCTTTTCACTTGATGATAAAGGATGGTGATGTTAAATACAATGCAGTGACATTGTCCACTTTGTTGTTAGCTTGTGCACATTCAGGGGCCCTGCGTGAGGGGAAGTGTATACATGATCAG GTGATAAGGATGGGTTGGGAGGATAATGTGATTGTGGGTACCTCTATCATTGATATGTATTGTAAGTGTGGAAGAGTTGAAACGGCAAGGAAAACATTTGATGGCATGAAGGAGAAGAATGTAAAGTCATGGACTGCTATGGTTGCAGGCTATGGAATGCATGGCGGTGCAAGAGAAGCTTTGGATCTTTTCTACAAGATGACGGGGGCTGGGGTCAAACCAAATTATATAACATTTGTTTCGGTTTTGTCTGCTTGTAGCCATGCTGGTTTGTTAGATGAAGGCTGGTATTGGTTCAATTCCATGAATCATAAATTTAATGTAGAACCTGGGGTTGAGCACTATAGTTGCATGGTTGATCTTCTTGGCCGTGCTGGTTATCTTAATGAAGCTTATGATTTGATAAAGAGGATGCGAGCAAAGCCTGATTTTGTACTATGGGGCTCTCTTCTTGCAGCTTGTCGTATTCACAAAAATGTGGAGCTTGCAGAGATTTCTGCAAGACAATTGTTTGAGCTGGACTCGAGTAATTGTGGATATTACATCTTACTTTCAAACATATATGCTGATGCTGGAAGATGGAAAGAAGTTGAAAGAATGAGAGTACTTATGAAAGATCGTGGACTTATTAAACCACCTGGATTCAGTTTGGTTGAACTCAAGGGTAAGGTGCATTTATTCTTGGTTGGAGATAAAGAGCATCCTGAATGTGAGAAGATATACAGGTTTCTGGAGGAACTTACTGTGAAGTTGCAGCAAGCTGGCTATGTACCTAATATGGCATCAGTTCTTCATGATGTTGATGAGGAAGAGAAGGAAATGGCCCTGCGAGTTCACAGTGAGAAGTTGGCTGTTGCATTTGGCATCATGAATTCATTTCATGGCTCAACAATTCATATCATTAAAAATCTTAGGGTTTGTAGTGACTGTCATATAGTCATTAAGCTTATCTCCAAGATTGTTGATAGAGAAATTGTGGTAAGAGATGCAAAGCGATTTCATCACTTCAAGGGTGGTTTGTGTACATGTGGAGACTATTGGTGA